The sequence GCTCGGAGCCCGGATCGCAGGTCGACGGACCACCCTCGCTGCCGCCACCGCTCGAGCTCGCGTCGCCGGTGCTGTCGTTGCCACCGCTGCTCTCGCCGGCGCCCGAGGGCACGCACAGCTGCGCCTCGCACACCAGCGGATCGAGGCAAGCGCCCTCGATGCACGGACAGCCCGCAGTGCCGGCGGTGCACTCGTGCGGCACGCAGCGCCCGCTGGGATCGCACTCGAGATCCGTGTCGCAGGTGGAGTTCGGATAGCAGTCGCAGCCCGCGGCGCCCATGCAGGTCTCGCCGCCGCCGCCGGTCGATGTCGTCGTGCCGGCCGCGGTGAGGCCCGAGTCGCCGCCGGCGCTCGAAGGATCGAAGCAAGCCGCCAGCATGAGCACCGCACCAAGGACCAGCGCACGAACATCGACCATGGCGGGTCGAATGTAGCACGCGCGCTCGCCGTGCCAGCGGCGATACGAACCCGATCTTCGTTTCACCCGGTTCACCGACTCGGCGTATCGGCAAGCGTCCCAGCACCCGTCCGTCACATCGGGCGACCTCGCCGACTCGAACGTCGCGAGATGTTCGTTCACCGCAACCTGCTGCTCCCCGCCGCCTTGTTCGCGCCCGGCTGCCTCATCACTGGGGACGGTGACGACACCGGGCCCGTGGGCGACTCTGGTGCCCCCGCACCCATGGAGGTCGTCACCGTCGAGCTCGGCCCTGACGGTGGCGTGCTCGCCGACGAACACCTCGCGCTGCACGTGCCGGCCGGTGCACTCACCGAGACCACGATGCTCTCGATGTCGATACTCGAGGCGCCGGACGACGCGATCTCGCCGCGCTGGCACTTCGAGCCGGCGGGCCTCGCATTCGCGCAGCCGGTGTGGGTCGAGATCCAGCTCGACGACACCCAGGCCGGGACGCTGCTGTGGTCGGTCGAGGGCGACGCGAACGCGTTCGCGAGCATCGGTATCGCCGCCGGTGGCGTCGCATCGGGCTACACGACGCACTTCAGCGACGCCTACGTCGCGCCGGCGAGCTGCGAGGCCCCACCGCCCGCCATCACGCGTTGTGCGTGTCGAGCCGGCGACGAGATCGGCGACCTCGTGTGTCCCGTGGAGCCGGTCGACGGCGTGTGTCCCGACATCAACGGCTTCATGGGCCAAGACGGCGGCGGCTGCTCGGGCTACGCCCGCCGCGACGAGACCGAGTTCCACTGCGCCTGCTACTCCGACACCGACGGCTACCTGTGCCCCGAACCGCTGGTGCTGGGTCCGATGCAATCGTGTCCCACCGAAGGCGGCTTGAACGGACACGTCGGCGAGCCCGGTGCAGGCTGCAGCGGCTACACCATCGAGTACGACGCGGAGACGATGGAGTCGCAGAACAAGGGCGGCTCCGGCACGTTGGTCGATTGCTCGGAGGTCGTGATCAGCTCCGACGACGAGTCGGTCGGCGGCACGCTCGAGGGCTGCTACGAGACCTCGCCCGCACTACCGCCGTGCCAGACCGACGCCAACGGCAACGAGTACTACGGCGTCACCGCCGACTGCCAGACGCGCCTGAACACGAAGGCGATGAATGGCCAGACCACCGCTTGTCCGGCCAGCGTGGGCTCGGCCGCCACCGTGGGCTCGCGCGCCGGCAATCAGCTCGAGACGATCTTGAAGAGCGAGAACGGGCCCGACTGGTACACGCAGGTGACGGTGCCGTTCGGCGGCAAGGCCTCGTGCGACACCCTCGACCCGCTCGAGGCCCGCGGCGACGGTGCCATCGACGTGCTGCGCGTGGTGTCCCGCTCCGCCAGCGAGACCGTGATCGAGATCGCCGAGATCAAGCCGCTGACGGCCACCGGCATCCCCGCCGGCTTCCACGAGGTCTACGAGTGCTACCAGGATGTGCTCGCCTCGGTCGGTGCCCACTGCGACGACGAGGTGCCCGACATGTTCGTGGCGCAGTTCTGCAGCGCCATCGGTGCGACCGGCACCAAGGTCGTGGTCGCCGATCCGATCGGCCTCGAGATCGGTGCGCGGTCGTTCCAGTACGAAGCAGCCGACGGCAGCAAGCACCCGATGGACGTGATGACCTGCTTCCCCGGCGTCATCGCGTATGCGTGCAACCCATAGACCGCCGGGAGCGCCGCTCCAGACGGAACACTCGCGGCGTCGACGTGGGTGCGCGTGCGCGCGGGTCCACGATCGTTCGGCCAGTCGTGGGCGTCGCTCGGGTACTCGATCCGCGAAGCAGCGCCAGGAGTGACACGCGTCGGCGACGTCTCGCCGCGATGATCGAACGGTCGATTCGCCCGTCGAGCGAGCGCGAGACCCCATCTTCTCCGCCAGCGATCGAATAGCCGCGCGATCGATGGCGCGGGTCGTGAGCGCTCGGTTGCACGCCGCCGCTGGGTCCGTGAACAATCGCCGGCGATTCGTGACGGCGAGCGGCGCATGCCTGGTGATCGAACTGGTGACCCTCGCGGATTCGGCGGTGGCCGCCGCGTTGGTCCGGCGCTGGGCTGCGCGCGAAGGTCTCGATGGCACGACCGCGGCCGAGCTGGCGACCTGTGCCTCGGAGCTCGCCAGCAACGTGGTGCGCCACGGCGGCGGCGGCCGCCTCGAGGTCGGCACAGACGACGAGCGTGTGGTGCTGCGGGCCAACGACCGCGGCCGAGGTGAGCCCGAGCGACTCGCGGCCCACCTGCACGAGGTGCGTGCGCGCCCGGCCACGGTACGCGACGAGCACGGCCTGGCCACGGTGCTGCGCTGGATGGACGAGGTCGACGTCCGTGCTCGACGCGGTGGCGGGGTCGAATTCGTGGCGGCGAGACTTCGCGCGCGGAGGGTGCGGCGATGACGATGAACGCCCACCGTCGTGTGCTCGCGGTGATGTGCGCATCGATGTCGCGGATCAATGCCGAGTCGCTGCTGGCCCGCGCACTCGTCAGCTGCAAGCTCACGCCCGACACCCTCCGGCTCGATCACGTGCAGCTGCTGCTCGCGCCGCTCACCCCCGGGCTGCGCACGTTCCTCGGCGACGCCACCGCATCGTATGTCCTCGGCCAGCTCCGCGCGCTGCGAACCGTCACCGTGCCGCCACCGGCGCGCGTCGAGGTCCGCGCGGAGCCCGACATCGTGGCGGCACGTCTCGCAGCGCGCGAGCACTGCCTGGCCCACGGCATCAACAGCTTCGCCCAGCAGCGCGTGCTCACGGTCGTCAGCGAGCTCGCTCGCAACATCGTCGCCTACTCGCTCGGCGGCGCCATCGATCTGATGAGCGACGAGACCTCGATCACCGTGCGGGCCACGGATCGCGGGCCCGGCATCGCCAATCTCGACGAGATCCTCGCCGGCCGCTACCGCAGCCGTACCGGCCTGGGCCTCGGGATCCTCGGGGTCAAGCGACTCGTCAACGACATGCGGATCTCGAGCGGCACCGAGGGCACGCTGGTGGTCGCGAAGGTGTTGGTCTCGTGATGCTCGAGTTTGGTGCGACCGTGCGCGCGTATCCCGGCGAGGCGTGCTCCGGCGACGCGGCGGTGATCCACAACGACGCCGACGCGGTGTTGTTCGGGGTCGTCGATGCGCTCGGCCACGGCACCGCAGCGGCCGCGGCGGCCAACCGTGCGACGGAGCTGCTGTCGGGCACTTCGCTGCGCGAGCCGATCGCGACGATTGTGCGCGAGCTCGACCTCGGTCTGCGTGGGGGCCGGGGCGCCGCGGCGATGCTGTGCCTGGTTCGCGGCGACGAACTCGAGGGTTGCGGGGTCGGCAATGTCGAGCTGCGCACCATCGGCATGCGGATCGGCGTGGTCACGACCCCTGGCGTGCTCGGTCGCGGGCCGGCGGTGCGCCCTCGAACCTTCGCCGCGCGCTTGGTCCCCGGCGTGCGCATGGTGGTGTTCAGCGACGGCGTGTCGGGCCGGCTGCGCGCCGATCATCGCCGTGCCCTCGCTGCCCAGGCCGCCAGCGCGGCGCTACTGGAAGAGTGGGGCCGCGAAACCGACGACGCGGCGGTGCTCGTCGCAGATGTGACCCCATGAACGGCGCTCCGATCTCGATCATCCGTCTGTGGCACGTGGTGCTGGTCCCGCTCCAGGGCGAGATCTCCGATCACCACGCCGAGGAACTCACCGATCGCGTCCTGCACCACGTGGCGCGGACGGGGCCGCGCGGCCTGGTGATCGATCTGTCCGGCGTGGCACTGATCGACAGCCACCTGTGCGCGGTGGTGGCGAACCTCGCCACCGCCGCACGCCTGATGGGCACCGACAGTTTCGTCAGCGGCATCAGCCCGGAGATCGCGCTCACCCTCGAGACCATGGGCGTGTCATTCGACCGCATCTCCACGGTACGCAACCTCGAAGACGCCCTGTCGTCGTTCGACATCGCGCCGGCATCGAACCGGCGACTTCTGCCCCCGCACGAGGATCGCGATGGCCACGAAAATCGGTGAACACGAGTTCGAGATAGATCCACCCGATGTGGTGATCATGCGCTGGCGTGGTGCCCTCACGCCGACGGAGTTCGGCCGCGGCATCGAGTACCTGCGCGGCAAGTGCAGCGACTGGCCGCACATGCTGCTGCTCGCCGACTTGTCCGGCGTCACGACGATCCCGGCCGATGTCCGGCGCATCGTGCCCGAGCTGACCGCGTGGATGCCGTTTCGGGGGGTCGTGATCACGGGCGCCAGCTTCACGATCCGCACCGTCGCGGTGATGCTGTTCAAGGTGATCAATCTCGTCCGCGGCACCGACAACCCCACCCACTACGCGAGCAGCGAGGAGGACGCGCGCCAGTGGCTCGCGCAGCGCCGACGTGAGCTCGCCGAGGCCGCAGGAGGTGATCGATGAAGGCCCCGCGCAGCGTCCAGATCGACGCATCTCGCATCGATCGCCTGCTCGGCGCGCTCGCCTGCGTCTCCGTCGACCGCTTCGACGATCCCGACTCGCACGTGACGCCGGCGGCCGAGGACGAGTTCGGGCTGCTCGAGGGCGCGTTCCAGATCTTCATCGGCGAGCTCGCCGAGGCCAAGGCCGCGGCGCAGCGGGCGATCGAGCAGCAGCGCATGACGATCTCGGCGCTGTCGACCCCGATCATCGACGTCTGGGAGGGCGTGGTCACGCTTCCGCTCGTCGGCGTCATCGACACCCAGCGCGCGGTCGAGATGACCGAGCGCCTGCTGGCGCGCATCGTCGAGTCCGGCGCCCGCGCCGTCATCATCGACCTCACCGGCGTCGAGGTCGTCGACACCGCGACGGCCGATCACCTGGTGAGACTGACGCGGGCGGCGGGCCTGCTCGGCGCGCGCTGCTTCGTGACCGGCATCGGTCCCAACATCGCGCGCACGCTCGTCGGCATGGGCGTCGATCTCGGCGGGGTGCGGACCATGCGAACGCTGAAGGAAGCCCTGCGTGCCTGCATCGACGAAGGCGCCGCGGCACCGCGCTAGCAATCCCGCGACCGCGATGCCGACGCACTAACCTGGCTGCGGCGCCGCAGCCGGCGCCCCCGGATCGGCCGGGAGCTCGCCGGCGCCCGCCATGCGGTAGCGACCCGACTCCATCGCCCAGTCGAGGTTGCCGCGCATCCACGCACGCAGGTTCTCGACGTAACGAGCGAGCTCGGCGTCCCGCGGCGCGCCAAAGCACGGCAGGTTGTCGGCCAGCGCGATGAACTCGCGTACGCGCGCGTCGAGCTGCTGCTGGGCCAGTGCCACCGCGTGGGCCCAGTTGCCCCGACAGCGCTCGTGCTGCAGCACCACCACCAGGTTGTGGACATTGCCCTCGGCGATCTCCTTGGGCAGCGACGCCAGATCGTTGGTCCAGCACACCACGTCGTTGCACATGACGGCGAGCGCCGAGACGTCGGGGTGGTCGAGCATCTCGTCATCGAGCACGAGCTCTTCGCAGACCTCGATGAGCTCGATCGCCGTCTGCACGGCACCGGCGGCCCGGCGCATGTGAATGTACTCCTGCAACCCGGGCGTGCGGCGGGCCGCGCGGTTGCGGGCCTCCCACAAGCAGCCCTCGAAGTAGGTCTCGACGGCGGCGGCAAAGCGAGCCTGCCACGCCGGCCGGGCCACCGCGAAGATGCCCGCCACGAGATCGTGCAGCGCGACCGCGAGCGGGGGATCGGCGGCATCGACCGGCCCGCCGCGCAGCACCGGCACGAGCCGCGCATAGAGTCGTGACATCGCCT is a genomic window of Deltaproteobacteria bacterium containing:
- a CDS encoding ATP-binding protein, translating into MTASGACLVIELVTLADSAVAAALVRRWAAREGLDGTTAAELATCASELASNVVRHGGGGRLEVGTDDERVVLRANDRGRGEPERLAAHLHEVRARPATVRDEHGLATVLRWMDEVDVRARRGGGVEFVAARLRARRVRR
- a CDS encoding ATP-binding protein; amino-acid sequence: MTMNAHRRVLAVMCASMSRINAESLLARALVSCKLTPDTLRLDHVQLLLAPLTPGLRTFLGDATASYVLGQLRALRTVTVPPPARVEVRAEPDIVAARLAAREHCLAHGINSFAQQRVLTVVSELARNIVAYSLGGAIDLMSDETSITVRATDRGPGIANLDEILAGRYRSRTGLGLGILGVKRLVNDMRISSGTEGTLVVAKVLVS
- a CDS encoding SpoIIE family protein phosphatase codes for the protein MMLEFGATVRAYPGEACSGDAAVIHNDADAVLFGVVDALGHGTAAAAAANRATELLSGTSLREPIATIVRELDLGLRGGRGAAAMLCLVRGDELEGCGVGNVELRTIGMRIGVVTTPGVLGRGPAVRPRTFAARLVPGVRMVVFSDGVSGRLRADHRRALAAQAASAALLEEWGRETDDAAVLVADVTP
- a CDS encoding STAS domain-containing protein, whose translation is MNGAPISIIRLWHVVLVPLQGEISDHHAEELTDRVLHHVARTGPRGLVIDLSGVALIDSHLCAVVANLATAARLMGTDSFVSGISPEIALTLETMGVSFDRISTVRNLEDALSSFDIAPASNRRLLPPHEDRDGHENR
- a CDS encoding STAS domain-containing protein — encoded protein: MKAPRSVQIDASRIDRLLGALACVSVDRFDDPDSHVTPAAEDEFGLLEGAFQIFIGELAEAKAAAQRAIEQQRMTISALSTPIIDVWEGVVTLPLVGVIDTQRAVEMTERLLARIVESGARAVIIDLTGVEVVDTATADHLVRLTRAAGLLGARCFVTGIGPNIARTLVGMGVDLGGVRTMRTLKEALRACIDEGAAAPR